From the Clostridium sp. Marseille-P299 genome, one window contains:
- a CDS encoding aminoglycoside phosphotransferase family protein: protein MKDTLISYFMDQFHLSKIDPINKGWSNDKKYSATKADETKVLLRISSVDKYEMKKNEFELMKELAAIKIPMCIPIEFGRYGEYVFSFQSWIDGKDAEEIVPLLSDSEQYVYGLRAGEYLRKIHSIPAPDTYPKWEERFGRKIDRKLAAYQDCEIKFDGGERMIRYINENRHLLIGRPQCFQHGDYHIGNMMIDNQGKLQIIDFNRYDFGDPWEEFNRIVWCAQKSPIFASGMVNGYFEGKPPIEFWQLLALYIACNTLSSVCWAIPFGQEEVNTMLNQAKDVLNWYENMTCVIPKWYFEQLWKEWEDARISD from the coding sequence ATGAAAGATACACTTATAAGTTACTTTATGGATCAATTTCACTTAAGTAAAATTGATCCTATAAATAAAGGCTGGTCAAATGATAAAAAGTATAGTGCAACAAAGGCTGATGAAACCAAGGTATTGCTACGTATTTCATCAGTAGATAAGTACGAAATGAAAAAAAACGAATTCGAGTTAATGAAAGAGCTTGCAGCGATTAAAATACCTATGTGTATCCCTATCGAATTTGGTAGGTATGGAGAATATGTGTTTTCATTTCAAAGCTGGATTGATGGCAAAGATGCAGAAGAGATAGTACCATTACTTTCAGATTCAGAGCAATACGTGTATGGCCTTCGTGCAGGAGAATATCTGCGTAAAATACACTCAATCCCTGCTCCAGACACCTATCCGAAATGGGAAGAACGATTTGGTAGAAAGATTGACCGAAAGCTTGCCGCTTATCAGGACTGTGAAATAAAGTTTGACGGTGGGGAGAGAATGATTCGTTACATAAATGAAAATCGTCACTTACTTATTGGCAGACCCCAATGTTTCCAACATGGAGATTACCATATTGGAAATATGATGATTGATAACCAAGGGAAACTGCAAATCATAGATTTTAATCGATATGACTTTGGTGATCCGTGGGAAGAATTTAATCGTATTGTTTGGTGTGCGCAGAAAAGTCCGATTTTTGCTAGTGGAATGGTTAACGGATATTTTGAGGGTAAGCCACCAATAGAATTTTGGCAACTGCTTGCCCTTTATATCGCATGTAATACCCTTTCGTCTGTCTGTTGGGCGATTCCATTTGGGCAAGAGGAAGTTAATACGATGCTTAATCAAGCAAAGGATGTGCTTAATTGGTATGAAAATATGACGTGTGTAATTCCTAAATGGTACTTTGAACAACTCTGGAAAGAGTGGGAAGATGCTAGAATTTCTGATTAA
- the holA gene encoding DNA polymerase III subunit delta, whose protein sequence is MKAIKEHIKNNTYKPVYLLYGSEDYLKKLYKDKLKEGIMGDGDSMNFSYFEGKTADVNEIIRIAETMPFFSDRRLILIENCGWFKSQSDFADYIKEMPDTTHVIFVEQEVDKRNRLFKAVKDIGHISEMNGLDEGQIKLWAAGILNKDKKKITDATMTYLVGKVGFDMENLRTELEKLICYAYDRDVITIEDVDAVCTEQLTGKIFVMIDAIAAGNQKKALELYYDLLSLKEKPMSILYLIIRHFNIMLQVKDLNSRSVTNQVIASKVGVPPFAVTKYVGQAKNFKSDVIKSNIAYGIEIEEAVKSGRLNDQIGVELVIVKSSTL, encoded by the coding sequence ATGAAAGCAATAAAAGAACACATAAAGAATAACACTTATAAACCTGTTTATCTACTTTATGGTAGTGAAGATTATTTGAAAAAATTATATAAAGATAAGCTGAAAGAAGGAATCATGGGAGATGGTGATTCCATGAATTTTTCTTATTTTGAAGGAAAAACGGCGGATGTAAATGAAATTATTCGTATCGCTGAAACAATGCCATTTTTTAGTGATCGAAGACTTATCTTAATTGAAAATTGTGGTTGGTTTAAGTCTCAAAGTGATTTCGCTGATTATATTAAAGAAATGCCAGATACTACTCACGTTATATTTGTGGAACAAGAAGTAGACAAACGAAATCGTTTATTTAAAGCGGTAAAAGATATTGGGCACATCAGTGAAATGAACGGACTAGATGAAGGGCAGATTAAACTTTGGGCAGCTGGTATTCTTAACAAGGATAAGAAAAAGATTACCGACGCAACAATGACTTATTTGGTTGGTAAAGTTGGTTTTGATATGGAGAATCTTAGAACTGAGCTAGAGAAACTGATCTGTTATGCCTATGACCGAGATGTAATTACGATTGAAGATGTAGATGCTGTGTGCACCGAGCAATTAACTGGTAAAATCTTCGTAATGATTGATGCAATAGCAGCTGGAAATCAAAAAAAGGCGCTGGAATTATATTATGATTTGCTTAGTTTAAAAGAAAAGCCAATGTCAATTTTGTATCTGATCATAAGACATTTTAATATAATGCTTCAGGTGAAAGATTTAAATAGTCGTTCTGTTACGAATCAAGTAATAGCAAGTAAAGTGGGGGTACCTCCATTTGCAGTAACGAAATATGTAGGGCAGGCAAAGAATTTTAAATCAGATGTGATTAAAAGTAATATTGCTTATGGCATTGAAATAGAAGAAGCAGTCAAAAGCGGAAGACTAAATGATCAAATTGGTGTCGAATTAGTTATTGTCAAATCTTCCACTTTGTAG
- a CDS encoding CDP-alcohol phosphatidyltransferase family protein: MIGFYNYSVILTYIGLGASIFGMTQVFAGNFTWAFFCLMISGTCDMFDGKIARAMKNRTDQEKVFGIQIDSLCDLICFGMLPAMIGYAMSENKKLGGVASVLFVLGAVIRLGYFNVMEQERQQITTEHREYYQGLPVTTVAIILPAVYIVGSLLNRPNFPTAFSIIMIIVSFLFVLDFKVKKPGNLGVCLMTAFGILVVVALLSVTM; encoded by the coding sequence ATGATAGGTTTTTATAATTACTCAGTAATTTTAACGTATATTGGATTAGGTGCGTCAATTTTTGGGATGACGCAAGTGTTTGCAGGGAATTTTACTTGGGCGTTTTTCTGTTTAATGATTTCTGGAACATGTGATATGTTTGATGGTAAAATAGCAAGGGCTATGAAAAATCGTACAGACCAAGAAAAAGTATTTGGTATACAAATTGATTCCTTATGTGATTTGATTTGTTTTGGTATGTTACCTGCAATGATTGGGTATGCGATGAGCGAGAATAAAAAACTTGGTGGAGTAGCATCTGTCTTATTTGTACTAGGTGCCGTGATACGATTAGGTTACTTTAATGTTATGGAGCAGGAACGTCAACAGATAACAACAGAACATAGAGAGTACTATCAAGGACTTCCTGTTACGACGGTTGCAATTATTTTACCTGCTGTTTATATTGTAGGAAGTTTACTAAATAGACCAAATTTTCCAACTGCATTTTCAATCATTATGATTATTGTTTCATTTTTATTTGTACTTGACTTTAAAGTGAAAAAGCCAGGGAATCTAGGAGTCTGTCTTATGACAGCGTTTGGAATTTTGGTTGTAGTGGCATTGTTATCGGTTACTATGTAA
- a CDS encoding GerMN domain-containing protein codes for MKKKYGILFCFLLIVLTACSKKAKEDISEYKIYYVNKAANKVVSESFEPETKGNKDDMVKEFISALTLEPKNDNYERALPADVEILGYSYGEADQLILDFSATYPTSLTGIREILARAAIVKTLCQIEGIEFVEFNVMGKSLTLGEMTISMMKASDFVETTGVTQNAYVTLYFSNKEGNALIESRREVDYDSVISVEQLIINQLIAGPVEREYGMIPTLNPETKLNSVTTKDGICYVDFNEKFLENLNGVSEKVTIYSVVNSLVELTNVNKVQILINNKIVKLYKTEELDELFDRNLDIIEGEK; via the coding sequence ATGAAGAAAAAATATGGTATTTTATTTTGTTTTCTTTTAATAGTGTTGACTGCCTGCTCCAAAAAGGCTAAAGAAGATATCAGTGAATATAAAATATATTATGTAAATAAAGCAGCAAACAAAGTTGTTAGTGAAAGCTTTGAACCCGAAACCAAAGGTAATAAGGATGATATGGTCAAAGAATTTATATCAGCGTTAACTTTGGAACCTAAGAACGACAATTATGAGAGAGCATTACCAGCAGATGTCGAAATTTTAGGATATAGTTATGGGGAAGCAGATCAGCTAATTCTTGATTTTTCAGCTACCTATCCAACATCATTAACTGGAATAAGGGAAATACTAGCTAGAGCTGCGATTGTTAAGACCTTATGCCAAATTGAAGGTATCGAGTTTGTAGAATTTAATGTAATGGGCAAATCTTTAACTTTAGGTGAAATGACGATTAGTATGATGAAAGCATCCGACTTTGTTGAAACAACTGGAGTCACTCAAAATGCTTATGTCACCTTATATTTCTCAAATAAGGAAGGAAATGCATTGATTGAATCCCGAAGAGAGGTTGATTATGACAGTGTGATTTCTGTAGAGCAGTTAATCATAAATCAGTTAATTGCTGGGCCTGTGGAGCGAGAGTATGGTATGATCCCAACGCTAAATCCTGAAACGAAATTAAATTCAGTCACTACGAAAGATGGAATTTGTTATGTTGATTTTAATGAAAAGTTTCTAGAAAATTTAAATGGAGTTTCTGAGAAAGTAACAATTTATTCTGTTGTAAATTCTCTTGTTGAATTAACCAATGTGAATAAAGTGCAAATATTAATTAATAACAAAATAGTTAAGTTGTATAAAACGGAAGAACTTGATGAATTATTTGATCGTAACTTAGATATTATCGAAGGTGAGAAATAA
- a CDS encoding sensor histidine kinase, with amino-acid sequence MTSMRFHVFIALICIGMIPAIGAGWIVKSSYIEESISLKISDAQNYASRLANQIIYSGYLTNSSGTNINTETKLIANIYNGRVIIVDSNLKVLSDTFEREVGKVLISDDVIECLRGNNRVNRNERGRFAEMTIPIQGDNEKIVGVIIFNISLEREFQILSALDQKLSIIITFILIVLVIAAFMYSKSLVKPLKAIIASINHVTEGYMDDEVSIKGFYEIEQISDSFNAMLGRIKTLEESRQEFVSNVSHELKTPITSIKVLADSLLMQEDAPVEIYREFMTDINDEIERENKIINDLLSLVKLDKKTGEMHIAEVNINELLEIILKRLKPIAMKRNVELIFESFRPVLAEVDEVKLSLAISNLIENAIKYNVDDGWVRVSLNADHKYFYIKVSDSGIGIPESAINNIFDRFYRVDKARTRQTGGTGLGLSITKNVILMHNGAVKVYSKENEGTTFTIRVPLSYIA; translated from the coding sequence ATGACAAGTATGCGATTTCACGTTTTTATAGCGCTAATATGTATTGGGATGATTCCTGCAATAGGCGCTGGGTGGATTGTAAAGAGCTCTTATATTGAAGAGAGCATTTCATTAAAGATTTCAGATGCACAAAACTACGCATCTAGACTTGCAAATCAGATTATTTATAGTGGCTACTTAACAAATTCAAGTGGTACCAATATTAATACAGAAACTAAATTAATTGCAAACATATACAATGGAAGAGTAATCATTGTTGATTCCAATCTTAAAGTTTTATCGGACACCTTTGAACGTGAGGTTGGCAAAGTACTGATTTCTGATGATGTTATAGAGTGTCTTCGTGGAAATAATCGAGTAAATAGGAATGAGCGTGGTAGGTTTGCAGAAATGACGATTCCTATTCAAGGAGATAATGAAAAAATAGTCGGAGTTATTATATTTAATATTTCATTGGAGAGAGAATTTCAAATTCTTTCCGCTCTTGACCAAAAGCTATCTATTATAATAACATTTATATTAATAGTTTTAGTTATTGCAGCATTTATGTATTCTAAAAGCTTGGTAAAACCACTAAAGGCTATTATTGCTTCCATCAATCATGTTACTGAAGGTTATATGGATGATGAAGTATCAATCAAAGGGTTTTATGAAATTGAACAAATATCCGATTCGTTTAATGCCATGCTTGGTAGAATAAAGACGTTAGAAGAGTCAAGACAAGAATTTGTTTCTAACGTATCCCATGAATTAAAAACACCAATCACCTCAATTAAAGTACTTGCAGACTCTTTGTTAATGCAAGAAGATGCACCAGTTGAGATTTATCGAGAATTTATGACTGACATCAACGATGAGATTGAGCGTGAGAATAAAATTATCAACGATTTACTTTCTTTAGTAAAGCTTGATAAAAAAACAGGCGAGATGCATATTGCAGAAGTCAACATTAATGAATTGCTAGAGATTATTTTAAAACGCTTAAAACCAATTGCGATGAAGCGAAATGTTGAATTAATATTTGAAAGTTTTCGTCCCGTATTAGCAGAAGTGGATGAAGTGAAATTGTCCTTAGCAATTTCTAATCTAATTGAAAATGCGATTAAATATAATGTAGATGATGGATGGGTTCGTGTTTCTTTAAATGCAGACCACAAGTATTTCTACATTAAAGTTTCCGATTCTGGAATTGGTATTCCTGAAAGTGCGATAAACAATATTTTTGATCGCTTTTATCGTGTAGATAAGGCAAGAACAAGACAAACTGGAGGCACTGGATTGGGATTATCGATTACTAAGAATGTTATTTTAATGCATAATGGTGCTGTAAAAGTTTACAGTAAAGAAAATGAGGGAACAACATTTACGATTCGAGTTCCTTTAAGTTATATAGCGTAG
- a CDS encoding lysylphosphatidylglycerol synthase transmembrane domain-containing protein, with the protein MSKKYGKYIANIFILFALIGITYYLLFRGQEFSEILDSLILAKNSYLILGIVFVIGFVCSESYIIYYLMKAVKRRIPMIYCIKYSFIGFFFSAITPSASGGQPMQIYYMNKDNIEVAISSVVLIIVTAMYKLVLIFLCLILGIANWTFVSARIDSIWFLVLFGVVANGVFIGFLFVAIYKQSFARKLIGKTILWLGKKRMIKNHNKILKKAFHALKRYELSAGYIKENKRVLVNCFFITLIQRILLFAVTFLVYKAFSLRGYSVFQIISLQAFIALAADSLPLPGGIGATESSFLILFAGVFTEEFVLPGMLLSRGITYYALIIMSAAVMLVSQLMSGRKKIIGSGR; encoded by the coding sequence TTGTCAAAAAAATATGGGAAATATATTGCAAATATATTTATTTTATTTGCATTAATAGGAATAACGTATTATTTACTTTTTAGGGGGCAAGAGTTTTCTGAAATATTAGATTCTCTTATCCTAGCGAAGAATAGCTATTTAATTCTAGGCATTGTGTTTGTCATTGGATTTGTATGTAGTGAATCGTATATTATTTACTATTTGATGAAGGCTGTAAAAAGAAGAATCCCAATGATTTATTGCATAAAATACTCATTTATCGGGTTCTTTTTTAGTGCGATAACACCATCAGCATCGGGTGGGCAGCCAATGCAAATTTACTATATGAATAAAGATAACATTGAAGTTGCTATATCATCTGTAGTTCTGATTATAGTAACTGCAATGTATAAGCTCGTACTTATTTTCCTATGCCTAATTCTAGGAATTGCAAATTGGACCTTTGTTAGCGCTCGTATTGATAGTATTTGGTTTTTAGTTTTATTTGGAGTGGTAGCAAATGGCGTATTTATTGGATTTTTATTTGTTGCTATTTATAAGCAATCCTTTGCACGAAAATTGATTGGGAAAACAATCTTATGGCTTGGAAAAAAACGGATGATAAAGAATCATAATAAAATACTTAAAAAAGCATTTCATGCATTAAAAAGGTATGAACTTAGTGCAGGCTATATTAAAGAGAACAAAAGAGTATTAGTGAATTGCTTTTTTATTACTTTGATACAGAGAATTTTATTATTCGCTGTAACATTTTTAGTATATAAGGCATTTTCTTTGAGAGGTTATAGCGTATTTCAGATTATCTCATTACAAGCATTTATTGCATTAGCAGCAGATTCATTACCATTGCCAGGTGGAATTGGTGCAACTGAGAGTAGCTTTTTGATTTTATTTGCAGGTGTGTTTACGGAAGAGTTTGTACTTCCAGGAATGCTATTAAGTAGAGGAATTACATATTATGCACTAATAATTATGAGTGCAGCCGTGATGTTAGTGAGCCAATTAATGAGTGGCCGTAAGAAAATTATAGGGAGTGGTAGGTAG
- a CDS encoding DNA internalization-related competence protein ComEC/Rec2 encodes MKRPLVWIMAAYVLGIISYKYKIVAFIPLIALSYTLLFLFFRCEFWKLKKEKYLSFILLLLPFLFLLGNLRMNNQLQPSQIETVVDKKMKATMIGSVDQIQCYETSNAIVLKNVKILLETSNDIYNCKKAIVYVSNETSIQYGNILSIQGSIYPLTRASNQGQFDQYLFYKAKDISIRAYATEIKVLDDKKDNIKQTLYEVKERFKTSYETMLPKKEAGVLTAMLLGDKALLGEDIQETYQENGISHIISISGLHMSFFGLTIYHLLRKLKCRLVTATMVVFVLLILYGVLTNNSVSANRAIWMLILLLLATILGKTYDVLSALSFSALITLLQSPMQVFHVSFLLSYGAMIGIAVIYQVFRSSGLISKKPILKGITEGLFLSISAQIITFPIITYFFYEFSSYSIVINLFVVPLLSILFPMAVLGGIISLISLPIANICIGSSYYILIFYEKLCTFAQQLPYHLYLFGQPSMFQMLFFYFLVLVIGILSIKFQKKRIALLFLLCPLLFFIRKSEFQITMLDVGQGECIVIQNENGNVYMIDGGSTDIKGVGEKRIIPYLKSLGVNRIKCAFLTHSDADHINGVMEILTAMEDDLESDMKGDIKGDIKGDIKGNKSSYSGDIFIESICLPELSDYNDKYKEIVELSNSKGVEVRFYKNREGMVDGRLKLLCLAPEEELDLSDTNSHSLVFWLRYGEFDALFTGDIDAAGELRVMKNLQELEMVGGVGKREKLVVIEELEKTEEVGNIEELGKTEGLKKAETLEKAEELLEDYLLDKGGFELLKISHHGSKYSSNIEFLSYLVPVHSIISSGKYNTYGHPHKEAIDSLNEVSTSIHQTSLDGAITIYSDGAYMRIRHYFKREE; translated from the coding sequence ATGAAACGACCATTGGTATGGATTATGGCCGCGTATGTACTAGGAATTATCAGCTATAAATATAAAATAGTTGCATTCATTCCACTAATAGCCCTTAGTTATACATTGCTATTTCTTTTCTTTCGCTGTGAATTTTGGAAATTAAAAAAGGAAAAATATCTTTCTTTCATTCTATTATTACTCCCCTTTCTTTTTCTATTAGGCAACCTTCGCATGAACAATCAGCTGCAACCATCGCAAATCGAGACTGTAGTAGATAAAAAAATGAAAGCAACGATGATTGGATCCGTTGATCAAATTCAATGTTATGAAACCAGCAATGCAATTGTGTTAAAAAATGTCAAAATTCTATTAGAAACGTCAAATGACATATACAACTGTAAGAAGGCAATTGTATATGTATCTAATGAAACCTCCATTCAATATGGTAATATTCTATCAATTCAGGGAAGTATCTACCCACTTACGCGAGCAAGCAATCAAGGACAATTCGATCAATATTTGTTTTATAAAGCAAAAGATATAAGTATCAGAGCTTATGCAACAGAAATCAAAGTGTTAGATGATAAAAAAGATAACATTAAGCAGACACTTTATGAGGTCAAAGAAAGATTTAAAACCTCTTATGAGACTATGTTACCGAAAAAAGAAGCAGGTGTATTAACGGCTATGTTACTAGGTGATAAAGCACTTCTTGGCGAAGATATTCAAGAAACATATCAGGAGAATGGAATTTCTCACATCATTTCTATTTCAGGATTACATATGTCCTTCTTTGGATTAACTATCTATCATTTACTTCGCAAGTTAAAATGCAGACTGGTAACTGCGACCATGGTAGTCTTTGTTTTATTAATTCTATATGGAGTATTAACGAATAATAGCGTATCAGCAAATCGAGCCATATGGATGTTGATTTTATTACTCTTAGCTACGATTTTAGGTAAAACTTATGATGTTTTATCAGCCCTTTCATTTAGTGCACTAATTACGTTGTTACAATCACCCATGCAAGTTTTTCACGTCAGTTTTTTATTATCCTATGGAGCAATGATTGGTATTGCAGTGATTTATCAGGTGTTTCGCTCCAGTGGGCTAATTAGCAAGAAGCCAATCTTAAAAGGTATAACAGAAGGTTTATTTTTAAGTATAAGCGCTCAGATTATAACATTTCCTATCATAACTTATTTCTTTTATGAATTCTCTAGTTATTCTATAGTCATCAATTTGTTTGTTGTTCCCTTATTATCTATTTTATTCCCGATGGCTGTTCTTGGAGGGATAATTTCTTTAATTAGTTTACCAATTGCAAATATATGTATTGGTTCTTCTTATTATATTTTAATTTTTTATGAAAAACTGTGTACGTTTGCGCAGCAATTGCCGTATCATCTGTATTTATTTGGGCAGCCAAGTATGTTTCAAATGTTATTCTTTTATTTTCTTGTTCTTGTTATTGGCATTTTGAGTATTAAATTTCAAAAAAAGAGGATAGCATTATTGTTTTTGTTATGCCCATTGTTGTTTTTTATAAGAAAATCAGAGTTCCAGATTACAATGTTAGATGTTGGGCAAGGGGAGTGCATCGTAATTCAAAATGAAAATGGAAATGTCTATATGATTGATGGTGGAAGTACAGATATCAAAGGTGTTGGTGAAAAACGTATCATACCGTATTTAAAATCTCTTGGAGTAAATCGCATCAAATGTGCCTTTTTAACCCATTCAGACGCAGATCATATCAATGGGGTAATGGAAATTTTAACTGCAATGGAAGATGATTTAGAAAGTGATATGAAAGGTGATATAAAAGGTGATATAAAAGGTGATATAAAAGGTAACAAATCTAGTTATAGTGGAGATATCTTTATAGAATCCATTTGTTTGCCGGAGTTATCTGATTATAATGACAAATATAAGGAAATCGTTGAGTTATCCAATAGTAAAGGTGTTGAGGTACGATTTTATAAGAATAGAGAAGGAATGGTTGATGGACGATTGAAACTTTTATGCTTAGCACCAGAAGAGGAGTTAGACCTTTCTGATACGAATTCACATTCCCTAGTATTTTGGCTTAGGTATGGCGAGTTTGATGCATTGTTTACTGGTGATATCGATGCAGCAGGGGAGCTGCGAGTTATGAAGAACCTTCAGGAGTTAGAGATGGTTGGAGGAGTAGGGAAGAGAGAAAAGTTAGTGGTGATAGAAGAGTTAGAGAAGACAGAAGAGGTAGGAAATATAGAAGAATTAGGTAAGACAGAAGGGTTAAAGAAGGCAGAAACCTTAGAAAAGGCAGAAGAGTTGCTAGAAGATTATTTGCTTGATAAAGGGGGTTTTGAGTTATTAAAAATTAGCCATCATGGGTCAAAATATTCTTCTAATATAGAGTTTTTATCTTATCTTGTACCAGTGCATTCAATTATTTCTAGTGGTAAGTATAATACATATGGACATCCACACAAGGAAGCGATTGATTCCTTGAATGAGGTTTCAACTAGTATTCATCAAACGAGTTTAGATGGGGCAATCACAATTTATAGTGATGGAGCTTATATGAGAATTAGACACTATTTTAAAAGAGAGGAATGA
- a CDS encoding phosphatidylserine decarboxylase — MKYRDREGNEFNKSTKQDDLLKMLYSNVIGRLGLKILSAPSISRMAGSILNTWPSTFLIDPFVKKNNIKMNEYVPRRYRSYNEFFTRKIRNGKRPIDHVDANLISPSDGKVSAYKIGLNSKFRIKNSYYTVESLLRNKELAKEFVGGTIVVIRLTVDNYHRYCYVDDASKERNHFIKGKLYTVNPVALDHINIYKENSRSYCVLNTKNFGKVVQMEVGALMVGKINNYHRAAIVKRGQEKGKFEFGGSTIVLLLQRDEVAVHQDILKNTRDGYETIVKMGESIGEAIY, encoded by the coding sequence ATGAAATATAGGGATAGAGAGGGAAACGAATTTAATAAGTCAACTAAGCAGGATGACTTATTAAAGATGTTGTATTCAAATGTAATTGGTAGATTAGGGTTAAAAATATTATCAGCTCCAAGTATTTCAAGAATGGCTGGTTCTATTCTTAATACTTGGCCATCTACTTTTTTAATAGATCCTTTTGTTAAGAAAAATAATATTAAAATGAATGAGTACGTCCCTCGGAGATATCGTTCTTATAATGAATTTTTTACAAGAAAGATAAGGAATGGAAAAAGGCCAATTGACCATGTCGATGCTAATTTAATTTCTCCATCGGATGGAAAAGTAAGTGCTTATAAAATAGGTTTAAATTCAAAGTTTCGCATTAAAAATTCCTATTATACAGTAGAATCTTTATTAAGGAATAAAGAACTTGCAAAAGAATTTGTAGGTGGTACGATTGTAGTCATACGTTTAACGGTTGATAATTATCATAGATACTGTTATGTGGATGATGCAAGTAAGGAAAGAAATCATTTCATAAAGGGAAAACTTTATACTGTAAATCCTGTGGCTCTTGACCACATAAATATATACAAAGAGAATAGCCGTTCTTACTGCGTTTTAAATACGAAAAACTTTGGGAAAGTTGTTCAAATGGAAGTGGGAGCTTTAATGGTTGGTAAGATAAATAATTATCATCGTGCAGCTATTGTAAAACGAGGACAAGAAAAAGGAAAGTTTGAGTTTGGCGGTTCTACCATTGTCTTACTCCTTCAAAGAGATGAGGTTGCAGTTCATCAAGATATTTTAAAGAATACAAGAGACGGTTATGAAACAATCGTTAAAATGGGAGAGAGTATCGGCGAGGCAATCTATTAG
- a CDS encoding lysine exporter LysO family protein has translation MVILALVALISGILCGLIIDNTFITFITSNTDVVLYILMFLVGISIGLHEGILKKIKEYHFKIFIIPAGIIVGSLVGGVICSFITEYSMNESTAVASGLGWYSLAGVTIGNLVSAQLGSIAFLSSLMREIFSFFSIPIISKKLNYFSCIAPAGATSEDTTLPMMIKYTNEETVVLSVLNGIICSSAVPILISLCFRLF, from the coding sequence ATGGTAATTTTAGCATTAGTTGCATTAATTTCCGGTATCTTATGTGGTTTAATAATAGATAATACTTTTATAACGTTTATTACTAGTAATACAGATGTTGTGTTATACATATTGATGTTTTTAGTAGGAATAAGCATCGGACTACATGAGGGAATCTTAAAGAAAATAAAAGAATATCATTTTAAGATATTCATTATTCCAGCGGGTATTATAGTAGGTTCTCTTGTAGGAGGAGTTATTTGCAGTTTTATCACAGAGTATTCAATGAATGAAAGTACGGCTGTGGCAAGTGGCCTAGGTTGGTATAGTCTTGCAGGAGTTACGATCGGTAATTTGGTTAGTGCTCAATTAGGGAGTATCGCATTTTTGAGTAGCTTAATGAGAGAAATATTTTCATTTTTTAGCATTCCAATTATCTCGAAAAAACTAAATTACTTTAGTTGTATTGCGCCTGCAGGGGCTACAAGTGAAGATACTACTTTGCCGATGATGATAAAGTATACCAATGAAGAAACGGTTGTCTTATCAGTGTTAAATGGAATAATATGTTCAAGTGCAGTACCAATATTAATTTCATTATGTTTTAGATTGTTTTAA
- a CDS encoding LysO family transporter, producing MDIILVMCLGIFVGHKFFPKKLKKRNEQLQVVCTVVLIFSMGVVLGKRDNFLHELSTLGFQSFIFFLFPTVFSTIFVYILTKIFMENKGKKGV from the coding sequence ATGGACATTATATTAGTTATGTGTCTAGGGATATTTGTAGGTCACAAATTTTTTCCTAAAAAGTTAAAAAAGAGGAATGAACAATTACAAGTAGTTTGTACTGTGGTTCTAATTTTCTCTATGGGAGTTGTGCTGGGAAAACGAGATAATTTTTTGCATGAATTATCGACATTAGGTTTTCAGAGTTTTATTTTCTTCCTTTTCCCTACTGTATTTTCAACGATATTTGTGTATATATTGACTAAAATTTTTATGGAGAATAAAGGGAAAAAAGGGGTTTAA